The Dreissena polymorpha isolate Duluth1 chromosome 2, UMN_Dpol_1.0, whole genome shotgun sequence nucleotide sequence acgacattttagcagacgacaaatttcccagcatgcaaagggttaatatgatTGGATATATATTGTCTGTAGTATTTGATGATCTTGCAGCAGACAACTGGTCCATGAACTGTATATTACAATAAAGAGATCTCAATTTATAGGATATTAAGTATTGTTTGGGGTTAATCTGACTATCAATGCAGATACCTATAATAGAGAGAGCCtcttatttttttctgtgtcttgtGTTGGCTATTCAATTATCAACTAGATTAAGATAATGTTGGCAGTTTTATCAAatttagtttaaccctttcctccataagaagcaaagtgaaaatggcttttgcaaccagcataaaaccagaacagcctgcgagtaactcgcagtctgttcaggttttatgctgtttgctgctcatcagtacctaagggttCAAAAGGGAAGCCTTAAagtcttgaatctagtaagaaaggtctttaattaattttaactttgtaagtgactacaaatgcgtcaaaatacgtatataagtggtaaagggttaacatgtaTCATGATTTTGAAGGCAAGATGGAGAAAGGTGAGCTTGGACTGGCTGCATTACCTGATAGAGTACAGGACTTCCGAATGCAGCTCGAACTCTCCATAGAGTACGCTAACTGCCTTGACTGCAAACGGTTTGTGACATCATTGATAGTTCAGTATTTTAGGGAATGATAAAAAATAGTGCAAACTGGGCTTGATATGAATCAGGATTTGATATTAGTAGACTTGTGACATACCCTTGGGCGGAtgtaagaatttaaaaattggaatGGGCTTGGTCCAATGTCAATTTCAATGACAGCTCTATGAAGCAAACTAACAagctgggaagacactttacatacatgcattatgccccattttccaagagatCTTGACTCTATTCCAGGTGGTCTTATTTATTTCTACAACACAAATGTGGTATTTACTGTATTCAACAAAATTGCTTTCCTGATTttgaatttgttgttgttttaagtgAAAAACTTATGGTCATTCGACAGGCGTTTAATAAGTAAGATATTGATAAACTTGATCATTGATTGCCTAATGTTGAGTTATTCACCAAACAGTATTGCAACCaactttgatatatatttttagtcccctaccggtttcaacggaggggacttatggttttgtctccgtccgtccgtcacacttttttggatcctgcaataacttaaaaagttcctaatattttttcattaaacttggaacatggatagatggcaatatggacattatgcacgtcatttcatttcgttcttacgtaaaaaattatggttgctatggcaataaatagactagaaatactgcttaaaatggtggtttttctggatcctgcgataacttttaaagttcttaatattttttcatgaaacatgaatagatggcaatatggacattatgcacgtcatttcatttcgttccgacgtaaaaaaatctggttgctatggcaacaaatagactagacatactgctgaaaatggtggttttctggatcctgcgataacttttgaagttcttaatatttgttcatgttacttgaaacatggatagatggcaatatggacattatgcacgtcatttcatttcgttccgacgtcataaattctggttgctatggcaacaaatagactagacatactgctgaaaatggttgttttctggatcctgcaattacttttaaagttcttaatattttttatgaaacttgaaacatggatagatggcaatatggacattatgcgtgtcacttcattttgttccataataaaaaaaattggttgctatggcaacaaatatatataaaaaaatctggaatttttgacaatggtggagccggtaggggacttatattgcttgacaatagtcttgtttcttcTATGTTGTATCATTTCATGCGCAAATGTTTTATATCCCCTCCCCCCCACCACCGCTGTCAGTGTCTGGATGTCTGTCCAAAACTTCCTATCTCAGCAATAACTTTGCCAtttattgagtgattttaaactTGGCACAAAGGTAAATCATCACAAGAAGATGtgtaaaattttgcaatacatCAGCGTCTAAATCCTGTATcagctattaatttaatatctTTTGATGGATTTTTTAATAACTGGCCACAAATTTAAACCATTATAAGACCAAGTGTCACATGTAACCCATCTCTACCTACCTCTAAGTGTAGGTCACTCCTAGAGGCCAAAGGTCaaagatggattttaaaataacaaatatcagCAGCATCTGATGATGTGTTTTGCGAAACACCAGTCTAACTTACTCAAAAGTAAATGTCACATTTAGAGGTCAAGGGTCAAACCTGGCAATAACAATTTtgaaaattcctgtctcagccataacttgCTATTTGTTGatggatttgaaaaaaaaatgcacaaaggTAAACCTTCATAAGAAGCCATGTCTTGTGAAACATCTCTCTCCCCACCTTAAAGATTGAGGTCATACgtacaggtcaaaggtcaatgttggCCATAACATAGCTTAAATATTGCTATCTCAGCCTAAACTTTGCCATATatggatttaaaaataacttggcaTTCATGTAGACGCTTATAAGATAATGTTATAAGATGATGTGTCAAGTGTAACAATTGGCAATTTTACCTCCAAGCTCAAGGTCAtataggtcaaagatcaaatttggATTATTTTGACATTAGTTTAGTTTTTGAACAAAAGTTAAATGTGGGGACATCTGTGCCCCATATACACAtgtcttaaatattttcatacatgatattttctttaaaatatgaaaatttgctTTGTTCCCatctaaaataatcattttttttattctaaagaatgcatataatggctggtCGAACTTCTCGCTATGATCATGAAGAGATGGAGAATACATATCTAGACAATCTTCGATTTGCAGCAGACAGATTACAAAAGGTATTTAAATGGGTACTTTGTGATGGCAATATGTCAGTGGTTTGAATTGTGAAAATGAATAAAACTAACACACATTAAGTAGAAATGGTATACTGGTATAACTTAAGACATCTGTGCATCTGCTGGTAGACACAAACCTGTCAGAGGAATTATAAAATGTGTTTGCTGCTAGTTTATTTAGCAAGCATATAGCATATGAATATGCATCAACaattttattgataatttaaagtatttattacaAGTCCTAATGGGAAGAATACTGGAATCACCACAGACATCtgcatgtctgtctgtccatctagATGTATCTGTTGGCACACATTTGTCAGTAGCGTTCCTCTACATTTGTGAAcctacaacattcaaacttgcatTAAGTGTTCCTTTTGAAATGTCTTTATGAATGTTTAATTTTTGTCATCTTgcgttaaaatgtaaaaaagttaTGCCTTTATAtcttttttacctttgaatttctgtaaaaatattgttgaaaCTTCAGACTGAAATTACAACTTCCTGATTTGTTACATGTGTTATGACTGTTTGTATAACTGTCATCCACCTTGTTTCATCCAATCAATCCCctgggtcaaaactggccacacccAGGGAACAAATAGTTTATAAAGACTTGTATTGTTAAAAACTGACACAAATCTGTTCCTATCAAACCTCAAGGcccaaatttttaaaaaatgtattgtgttgGGATTAAAGGAACGACGCGCTAGGGTCAATTTTTTTATCACCACAATTTGTTGAATATTATTGCATGCTTCATCAGGGAGGTATTTTGCTTTTTTGAAAGCTCTAGTTATAAACTGTCCATTTGATATAAAATGTGATTTAATGGAAATTTGATGTGCACATAAATAATGTGATATACTTGATTGCATTTATTCAGGAAGGGATCATGTGTCTTATAGAGCCCTTAAACTCCCGTATCACAGCCCCTAACTACTTCCTGAATAACCTGCACAAAGGTAGGTGAATTAGTCTTCGATACTATCCATTATTATATTCTAGGTATTATACAGTATAATGTACAAAATCTTTGTGTTAAATGGTCATCGTGTtacaaaatgttttatatgccccggtagggtggcatatagcagttgaactgtcattacatctgtctgtctgtcagtctgtgcgtccgtccgaaaactttaacattggccataacttttgcaatattgaatatagcaattagatatttggcatgcttgtgtatctcatggagcttcacatttagagtggtgaaaggtcaaggtcatccttcaaggtcaaagatcaaaaaacaaaatccaagggaagtaacaagctttaaacggagataatttctattttatatcatttggcaggtacagatcattttcacaatggaagtaatattttttaaagggatataataaaaaaattattaattcaaagcggtgcagtagggggcattgtgtctctgacaaacacttctcttgtttttaattgctttaagtcaaaaataagttatttgaataatatttttaaatatgtttgagaGCAATTAGAAATATTGTCTATTTGGTGTATGTACCTATTAGCCAACACTGTAGATTGCTCCCTTGATGTCTTTTTAAAATCACATTTctttattaaacaaattatggGAACAaaaattatctgtttaaaaaaaagtacaattgatttttaaaaatagtGCAATAATTAAAAGAGTCGACATTTAATTTATACAGCCGCTATCCATTGCAAGGATAAAGTTTTTAGAAAAACATATCTCATTTAATGTGATAACAGTCCAATATTTGTTACCCTAACATTGCCCCAAAACAATAGTATGCAACAATTTCATATTGTAGTCCCGTACTCTGATATCTTTTtcttcttgtttttaaattttgatataaaatactgtaatgttttaaagttttgtgacagttttatttaaaaaaaaatatgcaagtTTCAAGGCAGTTTTTacttgtataatattttttttatttcaggtgTTGAATATATCAAAAAGGTCAATCACCCAAACTTGAAGCTGCAGTTTGTAAGATATTTTTCTACGAAGTGATATTTAATAATGTGAGCCTAGCtgggaaaatagggtttaatgcatatgtctAAAATGTGGCACAAGATGAGTGTGTGCAgtgagtattttttgtttttcttaaaggaagtctcttcttagtgaaaattctgttaaggctgaaagtgttgtccctgattagcctgtacagaatctgggacgaaactttctgcacatgcattaagcccagttttcccagagcgaggcgcatttctatttatttattgttgttttatggcTAATAAACAAGACATTGGACTCCTGATCCAAGGATGTGAATGCTGCTAAACATGAATCATAGTGACAAAAAGTAGTTTATTGACCAATAGACAATGGCAATGTGAGGATTATTGCCATCAACGGAGCTTAATAAGACAACAATTAACCAGGTTTTTGAACAAAGTTGAACATGCTGGTTATTAGATTGGAGTATGGTGGGCAGGTGAAGTCAAACAAGTAATTCTGGTCAAAGAATTGAGTTTGCATTGACCAATCTTGAAGAACCCTTGGCTATAGCAAGCTAGGGCTTGTATTTGCAGGGTGTCTGGTAGAGGTCAGGGTAACCGTTCTTAAAATATCTATAAAAGTTTCTGCTCAATCACTGAAGACTTGTTGATGGTTTTGCACTGAAATTCTATTGGTAGGAACATGAAGACCTACTGCATTTGTCACAAGTCAGATCAAGGGAACTGTTTTTAAAAATAGagagaaaatcaacaaaaaacaagtgGTTCCTGCTCAATAATTTAAGTTTGAATAGACACCAATCTAGATGAAACTTTGTTAACATCAAGCTTGCATAGAAACCAAATTTGGAATAGTATGTGGGGCCATCATGGGTAAATGTCAGGGTCATTGTGAGGAAAAAAAGAATTGGCATACCTTGACAACATCAATTGGAATAAAGATATTGAACTgaaattgtttgtataaatagcTTAGACCCAGGTTGGAATTGATTTTGGGCCAGTCAGATAAATATCACTGTTACTATAAATAGAAAGATGGTTGAAGGTGAATTTGTTGAGTTTGATAGAATGATTGCAATGAGATTTTATGTGAAAGTTGCTTATATGCAGACCTAGCTTTGGAGTTCCCTGGGGCAAGtcaggttaaggtcaaggtcactgtttctaaaaataaaatatggtttCTGAATATTAACTGGAATTGTGACTGAGATTTTGAGCTAAAATAGTTTGTCTTCGTAGCTTATTTGTTTACCTAGCTTGTGATTCAATCTTAGACATGCTGGGTCTAGATCAATGTGTTTCTAAAAGTAGAACAAATGTTCCTGCTCTGTAGCTTGAATGATTATGCTGGTATTGTTATGAAATTTTCTGAGTTGGTCGCTTATATGCAGACCAAGCTAGGGATTGCAGTTGGGACCTGTTGGATCAAGGtcggtcactttgaccttgacttttaacttAGAATTGCATGCTTTTAAATTACCTGAATGACTAAAATGTTGAAAATCTAGTTTTGTGGATTAAAATTCCTAAACATCGGAAATATGTTCAATGTATCCCTAATAATCAGCAAGTGTCACATTGTAATGTTCTtgcacaaataaattataataaagctgctctctggaaaaactggggcgtaatgcatgtgcattaagtgtcatctcagattagcctatgcagtctgcacaggctagtcagggacaagactttccgcttttgtgaaacatttcaTGTAAAGGTATTCCCTTCTAACCAACAATCCTGTCTATACAGAAAGTgttttctctgattagcctgtgcacatacATGTGTTTGATCCCAATTTCCCTGAGAGAAGcctgtgcacatacatgtattagATCCCAATTTCCTTGAGGGAAGCTCGAATGTCAGGTCTTGTCTTTACAATCGACATTAGTAAATACAGCAAATGCACATGACAAAACTCCAAAGCTGAGTTTTAATTGCAAACTCACACAGTACATTAAGAGTTTAAAATTAGAGGCTTAATGTGTTAATATAGGTCTGTTTGTTCATTCTGCAATCTAGCTTGGAAGGTGTCTTGACTTAGCTGTGAAATCTTATTGAAAGTGTTTGATAATTCTCAATAAACACAGATTCATAGTGAAAAATGAGAATTTTAGATTTATGATAAGACTGGAAAATGTATGTGAAGGAAGACATATCTGCTGATATAATAAAGTTTTTGTAACTTAAAATGATGTCAATCATGATAAGAAAACCTGGTTTCATGTGCAGGGGTATTAATTGTAATACCTCAGTTTGTAATGTCAATGGCAGTATCGCATTTCTACGTGAGTTAAGGGATACTGCCTGAATTGATGTAAATTCCTTAAATATAAGCCTATATAACTTTCACCAAATCATCCTATTCTCTGTTCATTAGTCATAGAATGTTAAtcacaatgttttgttttcaggATGTTTTCCATGCTCAAATCATATCAGGGGATCTTACAGGGAATTTGAAAAAATATCTACCTTTCATAGGTAAGGTATGGGTAGAATGCATATCTTCTTTAACTTTAGCACTGACTTacagcactttccgcctaaagtggaATTTCTCTTTGTTCAACGCAAAATTtcataaagcagaaagtgtcgtccctgataagcctgtatggaATGCATAGGCTAATGTGTGAAAACTTTTCAGAATATGAATTATTGAGTTATATCAGAACGATGCACATTTGATAAAACCCTTACCGCATCCCATTATACTGTATTTCAGGCCATATCCAGATTGCTCAAGTTCCCGACCGGGGTGAACCGGACCTCAATGGTGAAGTGAACTATAAATACATCTTCCGGCTGCTAGAAGACATTGGATACGAGGGCTTCATTGGTCTAGAGTACAAACCTAGAAGTAAGTACGCTTCATTGGTCTAGAGTACAAACCTAGAAATAAGTCTGCTTCATTGGTCTAGAGTACAAACCTAGAAGTAAGTCTGCTTCATTGGTCTAGAGTACAAACCTAGAAGTAAGTCCGCTTCATTGGTCTAGAATACAAACCTAGAAGTAAGTCCGCTTCATTGGTCTAGAGGACAAACCTAGAAGTAAGTCCGCTTCATTGGTCTAGAGTGCAAACCTAGAAGTAAGTCTGCTTCTTATGGGTCCAGAGTACAAACCTAGAAGTAAGTCTGCTTCATTGGTCTAGAGTACAAACCTAGAAGTAAGTCCGCTTCATTGGTCTAGAGTACAAACCTAGAAGTAAGTCCGCTTCATTGGTCTAGAGTACGAACCTAGAAGTAAGTCCGCTTCATTGGTCTAGAGTACAAACCTAGAAGTAAGTCCGCTTCATTGGTCTAGAGTACAAACCTATAAGTAAGTCTGCTTCATTGGTCTAGAGTACAAATCTAGAAGTAAGTCCGCTTCATTGATCTAGAGTACAAACCTAGAAGTAAGTCCGCTTCATTGGTCTAGAGTACAAACCTAGAAGTAAGTCTGCTTCATTGGTCTAGAGTTCAAACCTAGAAGTAAGTCCACTTCATTGGTCTAGAGTACAAACCTAGAAGTAAGTCCACTTCATCGGTCTAGAGTACAAACCTAGAAGTAAGTCCACTTCATAGGTCTAGAGTACAAACCTAGAAGTAAGTCCACTTCATTGGTCTAGAGTACAAACCTAGAAGTAAGTCCACTTCATAGGTCTAGAGTACAAACCTAGAAGTAAGTCCACTTTATTGGTCTAGAGTACAAACCTAGAAGTAAGTCCACTTCATTTGTCTAGAGTACAAACCTAGAAGTAAGTACATTTTCTTACACAAAAATTTGGCCCTCATTTGTAAAAGAACATTTTTCTCAAGCTTGGAGCCAATGTTACTGTTAAAATAGTGCCTTCTTTATGGTTGTTGATACATCTGGTTCATGGAGAAACACGGTCAAAGTACATACAACAGCAGGCTGGTATGGTTCACATCACaaacaatttgtaaaataagaaaataaaatgtcGGGTTGTTAGTTTAATGCCAGAGTGACTTCATGTCATTTATCATATACACAACAGGTGAATAACAATACATTGGGaaagaaaattaataaatcaaaatttgttAATAAACCACATTTAAATGTAAAGCAACTATGTAAAAAGTGTAAGCTCAGAAAGAAATTTGTTGGTTTCAGTAGATAATAGGTTGTTAATCCACTCCCAATAATATTTAATCCACTCCCAATAATATTAATTTCTCTAATCATTTGATATTAAGACTTTATAATCTACCAAAACCAGCAAATATTTCTCTATTTAGATCGCAAAAGGAAAATAAGCTCaactcttttatatgtaaaataacttaaattattaaattatttacctGGTCAGTCTTGTACTTAAAAACGTTTTGTTTATCTTCTCTAGCTACGACACAAGAGGGTCTCAAGTGGATCAAGGAGTTAGGAATTGAGCTGTGATACTTCAACTTATACTTGACATGTGAACCTGCGAAAAAGGGGCTTATTGCaggtgcctaaagtgtcgtcccagatttgcttttgcagtccacaaaggctcaTCAAGGACAACACTCactgcttttatagaatttttagctttaaccctttcagcgctggaaccgaattttaaaggcctttgcaaacagtttggatccagatgagacgccacagaatgtggcgtctcatcaggatccaaactgtttgctattctgatagtattctttgaaaaaaatcgaagaaaatgctaatttaagaaattcagctgacgacattttagcagacgacaaatttcccagcatgctaagggtTAAGCCACTTTTTTCCCAGTATGAAGCTCATTTGTACAGAATTACATAATGACCACATCAGTGTTGTAGGAATGGGAAACAAAAAAGGCCAGATGTGAGACTAAGTTTTATTGTGTCTATGGGTAATTGGTATTGATTAATTAGGGGTATACATGTAGTTTAATGAGTGGAGGCTGAATATTGTGAGATATTTGCTACATGGATCTTCCATTTTCCTTTTGTGACTACATCACTTTGATATTTAAAGAAACctgaattttatttaatatgcttaacagatgaaaatatagtaaaaggTTGTTAttgtcataaaatacatttgttgTATTTCAAAATTACTGCTTTTAGTGTAAAACATTTAGAAATTTTATGTAACAACTGTTATTTTGAAAGAGAAGAAATGGTGAATGATGAATTGGTAGCCAGaattatgccaaaatatgtgTGGTGAGAAAACTAATGTTTATGTCATTAATACTttgtattaatgttttgttttgtttaacacATTTATCATTAAGGCAGTTTTGTTTGAGACATTTTACATTTATACAGTTTTGTTTAAGTAATTTATCATTAAGCgagttttgtttaaaacatgtatcaTTTAGACAGTTTTGTTTAAGACGTTTATCATTTAGGCAGTTTTGTTTAAGACATTGTACATATATACACTTTTGTTTAAGTAATTTATCATAAAGGCAGTTTTGTTTAAGACATTTATAATGAAGGAAGTTTTGATTAAGACATTTGTCATTTAGGCAGTTTTATTTAAGACATTTATCATTTAGGCAGTTTTGTTTAAGACATTTATCCTTTAGGCAGTTGTGGTCCAGACATTTATAATGAAGGACGTTTTGTTTAAAACAGTTCACATTTAGGCAGTTTTGTTTAAGACATTTCATATTCAGCAAAATTCTATTCTTGTAAAACATATGTGTAAGTGctaattagctcggctgttttcggagaaaacccgaactgcttccacctacaactttgaaacttcatatgtagatgcaccttgatgagttctacacgcaacacccatttttgggtcactaggtcaaaggtcactgtgacctctaatataaaactttaacataggctctaaagtcaaagtgcttcctcctacaacttttaaacttcatatgtagatgcaccttgatgagttctacacgccacacccatttttgggtcactaggtcaaaggtcacggtcactaggtcaaagtcactgtgacctcttatataaaactttaacataggctctaaaatcaaagtgcttccacctacaactttgaaacttcatatgtagatgcaccttgatgagttctacacgccacacaatttttgggtcactaggtcaaaggtcaaggtcactgtgacctctaaaaaaaatatttcttacaagcttttgcagccgatcgtggcatccgttatgcggtgctcttctTTTGATGTTAGccttcaattaaatatattattcaatgaaatatatagtatgaaacattatatttaatatttattggaCAAATTGTTCTCAGCCATAAAAGCTGCTATGTTACatttttgttcttttaaaatttctaaaaatgttttatgtgtGCTTGAATATTATACAACTGTACCTTTTCTTGTTCTGTTTTGAATGTCTTTGTATTGGCAATGAACTTCAGTACACAAATTGTAAAACTACAGTCAGAAAATTATTAGAGTTGAGAATAGTGATGTAATGGCAATGCCAATATAAATCAATTCCTTACACAGTCAATAAGCACATACAAACTTTCTTTTTAGCTTgtgtactttttttttcaatgttcatTATACTTGACTTGTTAACTGTGTACATCTACTTTAACGTATCTATGgtattttgatttttaattaagTTTGAAACGTTTTATCATTCATGTATATAGATTAGTTctgttatttcaattattttgataGCAATTAATTGTGTTCtacatagtttttatttattgtgttcaGTAACAAGCTTTTGGGGTATTTATTATGTCttaattgttaaattttaatttgttgtacaTGTTATATCAATAGTAGTTAGCAGGTAAAATATTACACTAGTTACCTTAatcatgttatgttttttttttattatacattttgcaTTTAATACCCTTCCTTATTGGAAATGTTAACAATtcttttttaatcaaaatgtatttaatgttcttttgattaaaaatgtgcaccttgttttaaaataaatctaattATTTCTTGGTGCTAAATGTCCAAGACTTCTTTTTGGGAAACAATCGTTTTACTCGGTCAACATTTAACACTTTCTATGTTTAAGGAAGATTTATTCTTTCTTTAGTTATACATAAATCAATGCTAGTGACCTATATAAAGGGCTGTTGTGTCCGGTGTTATTTTCAATCTTTGCCTAGATTTTAAAATGGTGGCCTAAAATAGATTGCTAGAATATTCCGTGCCTTCCTTACAATCTTATAAGCTTTAGACAATCTCACCAAAAGACCTTAACACCTTATATCGGTTAATTTCTATAGTAAAAACAGAGATGTTGAAAAGTTATACACACAGATTAACCAGAACTTTCTTTGAAAAATGGAGCATAAATCTACAAAATTTCTGGTCTGAGCCATGAAACTTGTTCAGTGACCTCACATGATGACCCCAAGTACATGTCTGAGGTTACAACCtaatacctgtagtagaaacagtgatatggaaATGCAAATTCACAATTTTCTAAGTACACAAAAGGGGCTCAAATcagctaaattgcaggtcagagttatggtaGTTTGTTGGTGATCTTACACAATGAACCACAGTGCATGTGTGAAATTTCAAATGAGTAATCTGTAGTAGAAGCAGTTATATGGTTTACCTTAACCATACCTTTACCCTGATGACAAATATTCGGGTAAATAGTAAAGCTGGAACTATTTGGTGagtagtcaagctaaaaatatgGTTTGATGAACATTTGGCAATAACTGTGCTTTTTAGAGCGCTAATACTGTAAATGTTGACAACATATGACAAATAATTggcaaaaggtgatcacaaaagctcataaGGAGCTTAAGCTCACAGTTTCAGCATTCCATACTTTTTCACATCACATAGTCTTCCCCATTCTTTCCAAATAAGTTTGTTCCCATAAAATGGAACACAATGACTTTGACGTATGATGTAGGGATTCACATTAAGGTTATTTTGCAACAAATTAATTCTTACTAGCCCATCAAAGAGGTTTGCATGATAGGAGTAGCAGTGAAGCCATTGCCCAATTATGAAAATTATTCTTTAGTATGTGCATCCTTGcttttgtaaaattttgaaattACAGTAAACATTAACGTGTGTGAAATTCAGGTAATGGTTAAAATCAGTGTCGGTAAATCAACTGTTTAAATGACAGCTATGACTACTTATTCTTCCTAGTTTAGAAAAGGAGTTCAAAGCTTGATGCGTAGACAGTGATAATTGTACCCATGGTCAGTGACTGTAACCATGGACAGTGACTGTAACCATGGTCAGTGATTCAAACCAAAAACAGCATCAAATTTATTGAATGTAGGTTTGCTGTTTGCATTTATATaagataatattttatttcaataatattaataactttATGTATGGTGTGAAAAGTAGAACGTTTGTCGCATTTTCAGTTCATATTAAATAATCATAAGTCAAAATTTATTGTTATGTTGAGTGATACAGTGGTTACTGCGTAACACAGACGTCTTCAGCCGAGTTCCCATCAGTCATCAGGTGTTTCGCCCCTTATCTCGGAACACGCTCTTGATGGTGGGGAagcagtgttgatcagacactgCACGTCTGTGATGGCTTCCATGTTGTTTCATTGCGTCGTAGC carries:
- the LOC127867491 gene encoding putative hydroxypyruvate isomerase → MPLKFAANISMLFQDIPSLVGRFRAAKDAGFKYVECTFPYAEGSEELGEACKEAGLQHVLINNWPGKMEKGELGLAALPDRVQDFRMQLELSIEYANCLDCKRMHIMAGRTSRYDHEEMENTYLDNLRFAADRLQKEGIMCLIEPLNSRITAPNYFLNNLHKGVEYIKKVNHPNLKLQFDVFHAQIISGDLTGNLKKYLPFIGHIQIAQVPDRGEPDLNGEVNYKYIFRLLEDIGYEGFIGLEYKPRTTTQEGLKWIKELGIEL